One segment of Bacteroidales bacterium DNA contains the following:
- a CDS encoding CHAT domain-containing protein — TQQLMNTFYKYWLQLGDKRQAFQKAQLDVKKSHPEPFYWGAFVMIGS, encoded by the coding sequence TAACCCAACAACTCATGAACACCTTTTATAAATACTGGCTTCAGCTGGGCGATAAGCGCCAGGCCTTCCAGAAAGCCCAGCTCGACGTCAAAAAATCCCACCCCGAACCCTTCTACTGGGGAGCCTTTGTTATGATCGGAA